One region of Desulfovibrio sp. JC022 genomic DNA includes:
- the rplS gene encoding 50S ribosomal protein L19: MSNVIANIEREQMRVDMPAFKAGDTVKVHLRIIEGEKERIQVFQGAVLRYRNGTTNSTFTVRKISDGIGVERVFPVHSPYIERVEVVAEGKVRRSRIYYLRGLKGKAARIKSKQAW, encoded by the coding sequence ATGAGCAACGTAATTGCAAACATCGAACGCGAACAGATGCGTGTTGATATGCCCGCTTTCAAAGCAGGCGACACAGTAAAGGTACACCTGCGTATTATCGAAGGTGAAAAAGAACGTATCCAGGTTTTCCAGGGTGCTGTTCTGCGTTACCGTAATGGTACCACCAACTCCACCTTCACCGTCCGCAAAATTTCTGACGGTATCGGCGTTGAGCGTGTTTTCCCCGTACACTCCCCCTACATCGAGCGTGTAGAGGTAGTTGCTGAAGGTAAAGTACGCCGCAGCCGCATCTACTACCTGCGTGGCCTTAAAGGTAAGGCTGCACGTATCAAGTCCAAACAGGCTTGGTAG